The proteins below come from a single Triplophysa rosa linkage group LG12, Trosa_1v2, whole genome shotgun sequence genomic window:
- the dner gene encoding delta and Notch-like epidermal growth factor-related receptor, with protein MKCYILPLLLILRVRGGLGTPLMASPSPTETPSALPDPCEGRPCLNGGICSRVGEIEDGTQMQSDLWTYACICGQGFTGQNCEFFADPCASSPCLHGNCSQDGEGDGFVCECSEGYGGVCCDLPTLTFDLSESTWDLAESLVPEHATPATPATPATTTQVFQPTTVPTTTQAPPTLEPWQAKPGQKVVEILWEDQQITDEAECVSTAGGESAGMMTVSMEVAEETAVKLVGNVSSSAVLWRVGEAGYEQCSVADGTIMWFQQSSDGLVLPDQSLPFGHNYFISVLHVGTPSGPEVTLRLHLMVKTNNCMEPGRGFSDPQCCGKGKCITQSSVDTFYCQCGDGYSGIFCEEFDACHVNPCENNGTCADLRQRDEGQNYTCTCQPGFEGDRCQSLVDQCASGPCRNGATCTSSLERAHCYCAEGYQGAMCEQKIDPCASGPCHNNGSCFPQGTGLAFSCTCPAGFTGPTCAQLVDFCALNPCAHGICRSIGTSYRCLCVPGYHGLYCEEEYNECLSAPCQNYATCRDLINAYECICAPRFTGKHCEIYKDPCLKLRCQNGGRCESGGRNASCVCPPGYMGENCEVDVNECESNPCHHGGTCIDQSNGYTCHCPPGWVGGSCEIHLQWKMAQPVDSLTNMPRHSLYIIIGALCVAFVLMLIILIVGICRISRIEYQGSSRHAYQEFYNCRSIDSDFSNAIASIRHARFGKKSRPAMYDATPISYEDYSPDDKPLVALIKTKDL; from the exons ATGAAGTGCTATATACTTCctctcctcctcatcctcagggTGAGGGGTGGACTCGGGACCCCACTGATGGCCAGTCCCAGCCCTACCGAGACCCCCAGCGCACTGCCAGACCCATGCGAGGGCAGACCATGTCTGAACGGTGGCATCTGTAGTCGGGTGGGAGAGATTGAGGACGGCACCCAGATGCAGTCGGATCTTTGGACTTACGCTTGCATCTGCGGCCAGGGGTTTACAGGACAGAACTGTGAG TTTTTTGCAGATCCCTGTGCCAGCAGCCCCTGTCTCCATGGCAACTGTAGCCAGGACGGCGAGGGGGATGGGTTCGTATGCGAGTGCAGCGAGGGTTACGGCGGCGTCTGTTGTGACCTGCCGaccttgacctttgacctgtccGAGTCCACCTGGGACCTCGCCGAGAGCCTGGTGCCGGAACACGCCACGCCCGCCACTCCGGCCACCCCTGCGACCACCACTCAAGTCTTTCAGCCAACCACAGTCCCCACCACTACTCAGGCTCCGCCCACCCTGGAACCGTGGCAAGCCAAGCCAGGTCAAAAGGTGGTGGAGATATTGTGGGAGGATCAACAG ATCACGGATGAAGCTGAGTGCGTGAGTACCGCCGGAGGAGAATCTGCCGGCATGATGACCGTTTCCATGGAGGTCGCCGAGGAAACAGCTGTGAA gtTGGTGGGGAACGTGAGCAGCTCTGCCGTGTTGTGGCGTGTAGGTGAAGCTGGTTATGAGCAGTGCTCTGTTGCTGATGGCACAATCATGTGGTTTCAACAGAGCTCGGATGGATTGGTCCTACCCGACCAGTCTCTGCCATTCGGGCACAACTACTTCATCA gTGTACTGCATGTTGGGACACCCTCTGGTCCAGAGGTCACTTTGAGGCTGCACCTCATGGTAAAAACCAATAACTGCATGGAACCCGGCAGAGGTTTCAGTGACCCACAATGCTGTGGGAAAGGAAAATGCATCACCCAGTCTTCTGTG GACACGTTTTACTGCCAGTGTGGGGATGGCTATTCTGGAATCTTCTGCGAGGAGTTTGACGCGTGCCACGTAAATCCCTGTGAGAATAACGGCACCTGTGCTGATCtcagacagagagatgaaggACAAAACTACACTTGTACCTGCCAACCAG GTTTTGAGGGAGATCGCTGTCAGTCTTTGGTGGATCAATGCGCTTCTGGACCCTGCAGGAATGGAGCCACTTGTACCAGCAGTCTAGAAAGAGCTCACTGCTATTGTGCAGAAG GTTATCAAGGTGCCATGTGTGAGCAGAAAATCGACCCCTGTGCTTCTGGGCCCTGTCACAATAATGGCAGCTGTTTTCCACAGGGCACTGGTTTGGCCTTCAGCTGCACATGTCCCGCTGGTTTCACTGGACCCACCTGCGCCCAGCTGGTGGACTTCTGCGCCCTCAACCCATGCGCTCATGGCATCTGCCGCAGCATTGGTACCAGCTATAGGTGCCTGTGTGTGCCGG GTTATCATGGTCTGTACTGTGAAGAGGAGTATAATGAATGTTTGTCTGCTCCCTGTCAGAACTACGCCACATGCAGGGATCTTATCAATGCCTACGAGTGCATCTGCGCTCCTCGGTTCACAG GAAAGCACTGTGAGATATATAAGGACCCCTGTCTGAAACTCAGATGCCAGAATGGTGGACGCTGTGAAAGCGGAGGGAGAAATGCGTCCTGTGTGTGTCCACCAGGATACATGG GCGAGAACTGTGAAGTTGACGTGAATGAGTGTGAGAGTAACCCCTGTCACCATGGCGGCACCTGCATCGACCAATCAAATGGCTACACCTGCCACTGCCCACCTGGATGGGTCGGTGGCAGCTGTGAGATCC ATTTGCAGTGGAAGATGGCTCAGCCTGTGGACTCATTGACCAATATGCCTCGTCACTCTCTCTACATAATAATCGGCGCTCTGTGCGTTGCCTTTGTCTTGATGCTCATCATCCTCATCGTCGGCATCTGTCGCATCAGTCGGATTGAGTACCAGGGCTCGTCCCGTCACGCCTACCAGGAGTTTTACAACTGCCGCAGCATCGACAGCGATTTCAGTAATGCTATCGCTTCCATTCGCCACGCAAG gtttggaaagaaaTCCAGACCAGCGATGTATGACGCCACTCCTATCAGCTATGAAGACTACAGTCCAGATGACAAGCCCCTCGTCGCACTCATTAAAACAAAAGATTTGTGA